One Nitrospirota bacterium genomic region harbors:
- a CDS encoding NADAR domain-containing protein, translated as MSRAAELRTYDRKDAVVFRKTNERFGGLSNMASGFPLEVNGVRILTSEALYQACRFPHKPEVQRLIIQQTSPMTAKMRSKPHRKDTRSDWEKVRVNIMRWCLRAKLAQNWQKFGELLLATGDRQIVEESRKDDFWGAKGTDEATLVGINVLGRLLMELREELRSPDRERLRRVEPLAIPQFLLFGKPIGVVEVCARERAGAELFGEPVPVGGGDKATTPLTSGYHKQKPEAALNEEGAASGISEEIRSNGVIPKECKRLAEVDFPIAAVSKHSAREKSIRHGHPSTLHLWWARRPLAACRGMLLGLLWPDPCDRRCPEGFKLKARELLPSVQGRVGPTDEDLRKALLKFIADFANWDLSANRNYLDISRRLVKAAHGDEPPLIVDPFAGGGSIPLEALRLGCEAFGSDLNPVACLILKVMLEDIPRHGLELAQELRRVGAEIKREAEKELADLYPMDPDGAGPITYLWARTVRCESPNCGAEIPLMRSFWLAKKANRKRALRYRIHHRGTEKKHEESRCPLCLRGEYPHVAFEVFEPKAESEVPAGTVTRAKAKCLCCGAVLPPERVRAQLAAQRGGADVTFDEQGRRTGGARLLAVVTLKPGETGRHYRLPTERDYEAVRKAQARVAKLLADWERGGKQGLCPVPDEPLPPIGTLGFRVQRYGMLQWGDLFTARQKVALVTLVGQASRLSEKTDNAVREAMALVVNRCADRLSTVCRWDNPWEKVANTFSRQALPFVWDFCEGHPYAGEGTGLEGALDWVAKVAEAWPRSNSGQLQPADATEHPLPDETAHVWFTDPPYYDAVPYADLSDFFLVWLKRALPGHQLLRDPFDPKNSLTPKSREAVQNERSETKDGRPKDKTFYEEAMAKAFAEGRRVLREEGVGAVVFAHKTTEGWEALLSGMIRGGWTITGSWPIATEMGSRLRAQDSAALATSVHLICRPRPDDAPIGDWASVLRELPARVADWMEQLQHEGVRGADLVFACIGPALEIFSRYSRVETADGREVKLAEYLEKVWEVVGRSALEQVLGTAEAKARNGAAGAVEEDARLTALFLWTLQSTNGGEPSPQPSPHPSPRGRGDEEEEVSAADDDEDEEETASAKAKGYTLVFDVVRRFAQPLGINLPKWEGRIIETKKGVVRLFPVAERTRILFGKDGAEVVAQRLEKAPAADIHQLMLFTENDEEAGVKGKGRGRGRRKAGADVPDEALETSREATTLDRVHMAMLLQAGGRANALRALLKAEQERGPEFLRLANALSALYPKGSEEKRLLDAMLLAVPR; from the coding sequence ATGAGCCGAGCCGCTGAACTACGAACGTATGACCGAAAAGACGCGGTGGTCTTTCGGAAGACCAACGAGCGGTTCGGTGGTCTCTCGAACATGGCGTCCGGCTTTCCGCTTGAGGTGAACGGAGTTCGGATTCTGACGTCCGAGGCGCTGTACCAGGCATGCCGGTTTCCACACAAGCCCGAGGTCCAGCGGCTGATCATTCAGCAGACGAGTCCCATGACCGCCAAGATGAGGAGCAAGCCCCACCGCAAGGACACGAGGTCTGACTGGGAGAAGGTCCGCGTGAACATCATGCGGTGGTGCCTTCGGGCCAAGCTCGCCCAGAACTGGCAGAAGTTCGGCGAGCTGCTCCTGGCTACGGGCGACCGACAGATTGTCGAAGAGTCTCGGAAGGACGATTTCTGGGGCGCGAAGGGAACCGACGAGGCGACTCTTGTCGGGATAAACGTCCTTGGCCGGCTCCTAATGGAGCTGCGGGAGGAACTACGGAGCCCGGATCGTGAGCGGCTGCGGCGCGTCGAACCACTCGCCATTCCGCAGTTCCTTCTCTTCGGAAAGCCAATCGGTGTCGTGGAGGTGTGTGCGCGCGAACGTGCCGGCGCGGAACTGTTCGGCGAGCCGGTGCCTGTTGGTGGTGGAGACAAGGCAACGACTCCGCTCACGAGCGGCTATCACAAGCAAAAGCCTGAAGCCGCACTGAACGAAGAGGGAGCGGCGTCAGGGATCAGCGAGGAAATCAGGAGCAATGGAGTGATCCCGAAAGAATGCAAACGCCTGGCAGAGGTGGACTTCCCGATTGCCGCGGTGTCGAAGCACTCGGCTCGCGAGAAGTCGATCCGGCACGGGCACCCGAGCACATTGCACCTGTGGTGGGCGCGGCGGCCGCTGGCCGCCTGCCGAGGAATGCTGCTCGGGCTTCTTTGGCCGGACCCTTGCGATCGGCGTTGCCCAGAGGGCTTCAAGCTGAAGGCCCGGGAACTGCTGCCCAGCGTTCAGGGCAGGGTCGGCCCCACGGATGAGGATCTGCGCAAGGCGCTGCTGAAGTTCATCGCTGACTTCGCCAACTGGGACCTCTCGGCAAACCGGAACTACCTCGACATCAGCCGACGGCTCGTAAAGGCCGCTCATGGCGACGAGCCGCCGCTCATCGTGGACCCGTTTGCGGGCGGTGGGTCTATCCCGCTCGAGGCACTGCGGTTGGGCTGCGAAGCCTTCGGCAGCGATCTCAATCCCGTCGCATGCCTGATCCTCAAGGTGATGCTGGAGGACATTCCGCGGCACGGGCTAGAACTCGCGCAGGAGCTGCGCCGCGTGGGCGCCGAGATCAAACGCGAGGCAGAGAAAGAGCTGGCCGACCTCTACCCCATGGACCCCGACGGTGCTGGGCCGATCACCTATCTCTGGGCGCGGACGGTGCGCTGCGAGTCGCCGAATTGCGGCGCGGAGATCCCGCTCATGCGCTCGTTTTGGCTTGCGAAGAAGGCGAACCGCAAGCGTGCCCTGCGGTACAGGATTCACCACAGAGGCACAGAGAAGAAACACGAGGAGTCTCGGTGCCCTCTGTGTCTCCGTGGTGAGTATCCTCACGTGGCGTTCGAGGTCTTCGAGCCGAAGGCGGAGAGCGAGGTGCCCGCCGGCACCGTCACGCGCGCGAAAGCGAAGTGCCTGTGCTGTGGAGCGGTGCTGCCGCCGGAGCGAGTGCGCGCGCAGCTCGCCGCGCAGCGCGGCGGGGCGGACGTCACCTTCGATGAGCAGGGCCGGCGCACCGGCGGGGCGCGGCTGCTTGCCGTGGTGACGCTCAAGCCCGGCGAGACGGGCCGGCATTATCGGCTTCCGACCGAGCGCGATTACGAGGCGGTGCGCAAGGCGCAGGCGCGCGTGGCGAAGCTGCTCGCCGACTGGGAGCGCGGAGGCAAGCAGGGTCTCTGCCCGGTGCCGGATGAGCCGCTGCCGCCAATCGGCACGCTGGGCTTCAGAGTCCAGCGCTACGGCATGCTCCAGTGGGGCGACCTGTTCACGGCGCGGCAGAAGGTGGCGCTCGTGACGTTGGTGGGACAGGCTTCCAGACTGTCAGAAAAAACCGACAATGCGGTGCGGGAAGCAATGGCTCTCGTCGTCAATCGGTGCGCGGACAGGCTCAGCACGGTCTGCCGTTGGGACAATCCGTGGGAGAAAGTTGCTAACACGTTTTCTCGCCAAGCATTACCCTTCGTCTGGGACTTCTGCGAAGGCCATCCATACGCCGGCGAAGGGACCGGGTTGGAAGGCGCGCTCGACTGGGTGGCGAAGGTTGCCGAAGCCTGGCCTCGCTCGAATAGCGGTCAGTTGCAACCCGCCGATGCCACCGAGCATCCACTCCCCGACGAGACCGCCCACGTCTGGTTCACCGACCCGCCGTACTATGACGCGGTGCCCTACGCGGATCTCTCGGACTTCTTCCTGGTGTGGCTGAAGCGCGCGCTGCCGGGCCATCAACTGCTGCGCGATCCGTTCGATCCCAAGAATTCACTCACGCCGAAAAGCCGCGAAGCCGTCCAGAACGAGCGCTCGGAAACCAAGGATGGCCGTCCCAAGGACAAGACCTTCTACGAGGAAGCGATGGCGAAAGCCTTCGCCGAGGGCCGGCGCGTGCTGCGCGAGGAAGGCGTGGGTGCTGTCGTCTTCGCCCACAAGACCACGGAGGGCTGGGAGGCACTGCTCTCCGGCATGATCCGCGGTGGCTGGACCATTACTGGCTCGTGGCCCATCGCCACGGAAATGGGATCGCGCCTCCGTGCCCAGGACTCCGCCGCTCTCGCCACCAGCGTCCATCTTATCTGCCGTCCCCGTCCCGACGATGCCCCCATCGGCGACTGGGCCAGCGTGCTGCGAGAACTGCCCGCGCGCGTGGCCGACTGGATGGAGCAGCTGCAGCACGAGGGCGTGCGCGGCGCGGACCTCGTCTTTGCCTGCATCGGACCTGCCCTGGAGATCTTCAGCCGGTACAGCCGGGTCGAGACTGCCGATGGCCGAGAGGTCAAGCTGGCCGAGTACCTGGAGAAGGTGTGGGAGGTCGTCGGGCGTTCCGCCTTGGAGCAAGTACTCGGCACAGCCGAGGCCAAGGCTCGGAACGGCGCCGCAGGGGCCGTCGAGGAAGACGCGCGCTTGACGGCGTTGTTCCTCTGGACGCTTCAAAGCACGAACGGTGGAGAACCCTCACCCCAACCCTCACCCCATCCCTCTCCCAGGGGGAGAGGGGACGAAGAGGAGGAGGTTTCTGCCGCCGATGACGATGAGGACGAAGAGGAAACGGCGTCGGCCAAGGCGAAGGGCTATACCCTCGTGTTTGACGTGGTACGCCGATTCGCCCAGCCCTTGGGCATCAACCTCCCCAAGTGGGAAGGCCGGATCATCGAGACGAAAAAGGGGGTGGTCCGCCTTTTCCCAGTCGCGGAGCGTACCCGAATCCTCTTCGGAAAGGATGGCGCCGAGGTCGTCGCCCAGCGGCTGGAGAAGGCTCCTGCCGCGGACATCCACCAGCTGATGCTCTTCACGGAGAACGACGAAGAAGCAGGGGTGAAAGGCAAGGGGCGTGGTCGCGGGCGTAGGAAGGCCGGCGCGGACGTACCTGACGAGGCCTTGGAGACCAGCCGCGAAGCGACGACGCTCGACCGCGTCCACATGGCGATGCTTCTTCAGGCCGGCGGTCGAGCGAACGCCCTGCGAGCTCTCCTGAAGGCAGAACAGGAGCGCGGGCCAGAATTCCTCCGGCTCGCCAACGCGCTCTCCGCCCTGTACCCGAAAGGCAGCGAGGAGAAACGCCTGCTCGATGCGATGCTCCTGGCAGTCCCGAGATGA
- a CDS encoding GxxExxY protein translates to MELNKRTEQIIGAAIEVHKSLGPGLLESAYEECLCYEMTLRKVRYERQRPLAVEYKGIKLDCGYRLDLLVENAVVVEIKAIESIEPIHEAQLLTYLKLGGWKLGLLINFNVPVLKDGIRRRIL, encoded by the coding sequence ATGGAACTGAACAAGAGAACAGAGCAAATCATAGGAGCGGCCATTGAAGTTCACAAGTCGCTGGGTCCTGGCCTGTTGGAATCCGCCTACGAGGAATGTTTGTGTTACGAGATGACTCTTCGCAAGGTTCGTTACGAGCGACAAAGGCCCCTCGCGGTCGAATATAAGGGAATCAAGCTTGACTGCGGCTATCGTCTCGACTTGTTGGTCGAGAACGCGGTGGTGGTCGAAATTAAGGCTATCGAATCCATTGAACCGATTCACGAAGCCCAGTTGCTCACATATCTGAAGCTCGGCGGTTGGAAGCTTGGGTTGCTCATCAACTTCAACGTGCCCGTTCTGAAGGATGGCATCCGCAGGAGAATTCTATGA
- a CDS encoding DUF499 domain-containing protein, which produces MEPWYRVATPRREVREGRSFNPDEFAIALEQVVAKTAPEDYRDPKQFFSRTCFTRALREHAGMVLRRLSGKTDNTAPVLTLITQFGGGKTHTLTALYHLGTSGEKAAGYSGVSDLLRDAGLSSVPRARVGMFVGNAWDPQDGRETPWIDIARQLAGDKGVEVLGTAAKTTPPGTESIARVFKAADAPVLLLFDEVLNFLNRHRGMAESFHAFIQNLTVATTGTTHGAAVISLPRSQVEMTDWDLQWQDKITKVVRRVAKDLIANDETEISEVVRRRLFEDLGTERVRKNVAKAFADWCFERRAQLPPEWTAVDTAATEAKAREFLLRRFEACYPFHPATLSVFQRKWQALPQYQQTRGTLAMLAQWIAIASQESFRKARTEPLITLGSAPLFDPGFRSVILGQLGESRLLAAIDADIAGEQSHAKALDADTKGPLRDIHRRVGTAILFESSGGQTDKVAHLPELRFALGEPEVDTTSVDNAAFALEDKSYFIRKVGSDGFKIGHQPTMKKVVSDRRASLDEETEIKPAIRKLVEDEFRRGASIPVVPFPRDGAEVTDTPRLTLVMTEPEAEWTGAGSLRSQIAEWTKQRGKSPRLYPGSLVWCIKKPGRDLREKVELWLAWKRVAREVADGTLGGDFDRTDRADLQSKVAAAEDAAKDEVWGGYRFAVIADHQEADGLKTIDLGAGHSSSGETLCGRVIAALKSAALLNESVGAGYIDRNWPPALKESAAWPLASLRQSFLNGSLTRLLDPDTTLRGKIVEFVGRGDFGLASGEKPDGTYERVWFQEPVTADEVAFESGVFLLTKAKAQTLKAGVPAPTPGPEPQSAFPVPESGSEPQPSPAPLPGVQTKTIRLVGAVPPELWNRLGTKVLPKLRSGSDLKVGVDFSVTVRTDVALSLTSDLRQILDDLGLADKVRIDES; this is translated from the coding sequence ATGGAACCTTGGTACAGGGTGGCCACGCCGCGAAGGGAGGTCCGGGAGGGACGGTCCTTCAACCCGGACGAGTTCGCCATCGCCCTCGAACAGGTCGTGGCGAAGACAGCGCCCGAGGACTACCGGGACCCGAAGCAGTTCTTCTCGCGCACGTGCTTTACCAGGGCCCTGCGCGAGCACGCCGGCATGGTGCTCCGAAGGCTCTCGGGCAAGACGGACAACACCGCGCCCGTTCTGACCCTGATCACCCAGTTCGGCGGCGGCAAAACGCATACCCTGACGGCCCTCTACCACCTCGGCACGAGCGGCGAGAAGGCGGCCGGCTACTCGGGGGTCTCCGACCTCTTGCGCGACGCCGGTCTCTCGTCGGTTCCCAGGGCGCGGGTGGGCATGTTCGTGGGGAATGCCTGGGACCCGCAGGACGGTCGGGAGACCCCTTGGATCGACATCGCCCGCCAGCTCGCGGGCGACAAGGGCGTCGAGGTGCTGGGGACCGCCGCGAAGACGACACCTCCGGGGACGGAGTCCATCGCGCGCGTCTTCAAGGCGGCGGATGCTCCCGTCCTCCTCCTCTTCGACGAAGTCCTCAACTTCCTCAACCGGCATCGCGGCATGGCCGAGTCGTTCCACGCCTTCATCCAGAACCTGACGGTCGCCACGACGGGGACGACGCACGGCGCGGCCGTGATCAGCCTCCCGCGCAGCCAGGTCGAGATGACCGACTGGGACCTGCAGTGGCAGGACAAGATCACCAAGGTCGTCCGCCGCGTCGCCAAGGATCTCATCGCCAACGACGAGACGGAGATCAGCGAGGTCGTCCGGCGGCGGCTCTTCGAGGACCTGGGAACCGAGCGCGTCAGGAAGAACGTGGCCAAAGCCTTCGCCGACTGGTGCTTCGAACGGCGAGCGCAGCTTCCGCCGGAGTGGACGGCCGTGGACACCGCGGCGACGGAGGCCAAGGCGAGGGAGTTCCTCCTGCGGCGCTTCGAGGCCTGCTACCCCTTCCATCCGGCCACGCTCTCGGTGTTCCAGCGCAAATGGCAGGCGCTTCCCCAATACCAGCAGACGCGCGGGACCCTGGCGATGCTGGCTCAGTGGATCGCCATCGCCTCCCAGGAGAGCTTCCGCAAGGCCCGCACGGAGCCCCTCATCACGCTCGGGTCGGCTCCGCTCTTCGATCCGGGCTTCCGCAGTGTCATCCTCGGCCAGCTCGGGGAATCCCGGCTGCTTGCGGCCATCGACGCGGACATCGCCGGCGAGCAGTCCCACGCGAAGGCGCTGGACGCCGACACGAAGGGCCCCCTCCGCGACATCCACCGCCGCGTCGGAACGGCGATCCTCTTCGAGTCGTCGGGCGGCCAGACGGACAAGGTCGCACACCTGCCGGAACTGCGCTTCGCCCTCGGCGAGCCGGAGGTGGACACGACCTCGGTGGACAACGCCGCCTTCGCGCTCGAGGACAAGTCCTACTTCATCCGCAAGGTGGGGTCGGACGGGTTCAAGATCGGCCACCAGCCCACGATGAAGAAGGTGGTCAGCGACCGGCGGGCTTCTCTGGACGAGGAGACCGAGATCAAGCCGGCCATTCGCAAGCTCGTCGAGGACGAGTTCCGCCGGGGCGCCAGCATTCCCGTTGTGCCGTTCCCCCGCGACGGCGCGGAGGTGACGGACACGCCGAGGTTGACGCTCGTGATGACCGAGCCGGAGGCCGAGTGGACGGGCGCCGGTTCGCTGAGGAGCCAGATCGCGGAATGGACCAAGCAGCGCGGCAAGTCCCCGCGCCTTTACCCGGGATCGCTCGTGTGGTGCATCAAGAAGCCGGGCCGGGACCTGCGCGAGAAGGTGGAGCTGTGGCTCGCTTGGAAGCGGGTCGCCCGAGAAGTGGCCGACGGCACGCTGGGAGGTGATTTCGACCGGACGGATCGCGCCGATCTCCAGTCGAAGGTTGCGGCCGCAGAGGATGCCGCCAAGGACGAGGTCTGGGGTGGCTATCGGTTTGCCGTAATCGCCGACCACCAGGAGGCGGACGGGCTCAAGACCATCGACCTCGGCGCCGGCCACTCCAGCAGCGGCGAGACCCTGTGCGGCAGAGTCATCGCCGCACTCAAGTCGGCAGCCTTGCTCAACGAGTCCGTCGGCGCGGGCTACATCGACAGGAACTGGCCGCCTGCGCTGAAGGAGTCCGCCGCGTGGCCGCTCGCCAGCCTGCGGCAGAGTTTCCTGAACGGCTCGCTCACGAGGCTTCTCGATCCCGACACGACCCTGCGGGGCAAGATCGTCGAGTTCGTCGGGAGGGGCGATTTCGGCCTCGCCTCCGGCGAGAAGCCGGACGGAACCTACGAGCGGGTCTGGTTCCAGGAACCGGTCACCGCGGATGAGGTGGCCTTCGAGTCTGGGGTCTTCCTGCTGACGAAGGCCAAGGCGCAGACGCTCAAGGCCGGTGTTCCAGCGCCCACGCCGGGGCCGGAACCGCAATCAGCTTTCCCCGTGCCGGAATCCGGTTCCGAACCCCAGCCTTCCCCTGCTCCACTGCCGGGCGTCCAGACGAAGACCATCCGCCTCGTCGGCGCTGTGCCGCCCGAGCTGTGGAATCGCCTAGGGACGAAGGTCCTCCCCAAGCTCCGGTCAGGCTCCGACCTCAAGGTCGGCGTCGACTTCTCCGTGACCGTTAGGACAGACGTTGCCCTGAGTCTGACCTCAGACCTCCGCCAGATTCTGGATGACCTGGGTCTCGCGGACAAGGTGCGGATCGACGAGAGTTAA
- the purN gene encoding phosphoribosylglycinamide formyltransferase, translating to MSKLRLAVLASGRGSNLQAIIEAIEAGSLDARIVLVLSNKQDAAALERARRHGLEAMFLDPKPYSGRPDSREAYDRAILEALKKYEVELVILAGYMKIVTSVLIEAYENRIMNIHPSLLPAFPGLEVQKKALDWGVKLAGCTVHFVTEGVDEGPIIIQAAVPVVEGDTAETLAARILEQEHRIYPKAIQLFAEGRLQVEGRRVRVFGASASSKGHLIYPM from the coding sequence ATGTCTAAGCTGCGCCTGGCCGTGCTGGCCTCTGGCCGGGGGTCCAACCTGCAGGCCATCATCGAGGCGATCGAGGCCGGGAGCCTCGACGCACGGATCGTTCTGGTGCTCAGCAACAAGCAGGACGCCGCGGCGCTGGAGCGGGCGCGCCGGCACGGGCTGGAGGCGATGTTTCTCGACCCCAAGCCCTACAGCGGCCGGCCGGACAGCCGCGAGGCCTACGACCGGGCCATCCTGGAGGCGCTGAAAAAATACGAGGTCGAGCTGGTGATCCTGGCCGGTTACATGAAGATCGTCACGTCCGTCTTGATCGAGGCTTACGAGAACCGGATCATGAACATCCACCCGTCGCTGCTGCCGGCGTTTCCCGGCCTGGAGGTGCAGAAGAAGGCGCTGGATTGGGGAGTGAAGCTGGCCGGCTGTACCGTCCATTTCGTGACGGAGGGGGTGGACGAGGGCCCCATCATCATCCAGGCGGCGGTGCCGGTGGTGGAGGGGGACACGGCCGAGACCCTGGCCGCGCGCATCCTGGAGCAGGAGCATCGGATCTATCCGAAGGCGATTCAGCTCTTCGCCGAGGGCCGCCTGCAGGTGGAGGGGCGGCGGGTGCGCGTCTTCGGCGCGTCGGCTTCGAGCAAGGGACATTTGATCTATCCGATGTGA
- the purM gene encoding phosphoribosylformylglycinamidine cyclo-ligase: MTTYRQAGVDIDAGNEFVRRITPLVRSTFRPEVLTDLGGFGGLFRFQADRYKEPVLVSGTDGVGTKLKIAFLMDRHDTIGIDLVAMCVNDVAVCGAEPLFFLDYLATGKLAVGRAEAIVRGITEGCRQAGCALIGGETAEMPSFYAEGEYDLAGFAVGVVDRPRIVDGRDIKPGDAVVGLASTGLHSNGYSLARRVLLEDGGLTVQSRPSELDRPLGEVLLTPTRIYAKQILALAAEFRIKGIAHITGGGLTENVPRVLPAGCVATLRRGSWPVPPIFALLKKLGRVEDEELYRVFNMGIGLVLIVAPEQAEALLARAAALGDRGFRIGEITAGAGGEKRVAYV, translated from the coding sequence ATGACGACCTACAGACAGGCAGGGGTGGACATTGACGCGGGCAACGAATTCGTCCGCCGGATCACGCCCCTCGTCCGTTCGACCTTCCGCCCCGAGGTGCTGACCGACCTGGGCGGCTTCGGCGGTCTCTTCCGCTTCCAGGCCGACCGGTACAAGGAGCCGGTGCTCGTCTCCGGAACCGACGGGGTCGGGACCAAGTTGAAGATCGCTTTCTTGATGGACCGGCACGACACGATCGGGATCGATCTGGTGGCCATGTGCGTGAACGACGTGGCGGTCTGCGGGGCCGAGCCCCTGTTCTTCCTCGATTATCTGGCGACCGGCAAGCTGGCCGTGGGCAGGGCCGAAGCCATCGTCCGGGGGATCACGGAAGGCTGCCGGCAGGCCGGCTGCGCCCTGATCGGGGGCGAGACGGCCGAGATGCCGTCGTTCTACGCGGAAGGGGAGTACGACCTGGCCGGCTTTGCCGTGGGGGTCGTGGACCGGCCGAGGATCGTGGACGGGCGGGACATCAAGCCGGGTGACGCGGTGGTCGGCCTGGCCTCGACCGGCCTGCACAGCAACGGCTACTCGCTGGCGCGCCGCGTCCTGCTGGAGGACGGAGGGCTCACGGTCCAGAGCAGGCCGTCCGAGTTGGACCGGCCCCTGGGCGAGGTGCTGCTGACGCCGACCCGCATCTATGCGAAACAGATCCTGGCGTTGGCGGCGGAGTTCCGGATCAAGGGGATCGCCCACATCACCGGAGGCGGCCTGACCGAGAACGTTCCGCGGGTCCTGCCGGCCGGCTGCGTGGCGACGCTGCGCCGGGGGAGTTGGCCGGTCCCGCCGATCTTCGCCCTGCTCAAGAAGCTCGGCCGCGTCGAGGACGAGGAGCTGTACCGGGTCTTCAACATGGGCATCGGGCTCGTGCTGATCGTGGCGCCGGAACAGGCCGAGGCCCTGCTCGCGCGGGCCGCCGCGCTGGGCGACCGCGGGTTCCGGATCGGCGAGATCACCGCCGGGGCCGGCGGAGAGAAGCGGGTGGCCTATGTCTAA
- a CDS encoding class I SAM-dependent RNA methyltransferase — protein sequence MPGQSQIVTVEKLVQGGRGLAHVDGQVVFVRGAIPGERVSVVGGARHKGFQEAAVREVLEASPDRVSPPCPVYETCGGCQLQHLGYGAQLAQKAAILRETLSRVGKLEVGEIPPVVPSPDPYGYRGTVRFVVFRPNQRFALGFHKEGTNEPVAASGCLLAPEAVRKTAAAVEERLGGQGRLPMRIESLEIRRSVAFGSVLLIHRAGPAGRDQAQRLFGLFRDLPDVVGQVVLARDRRRWTDGQDWLADRLDGLIFRISDRSFAQANWPLNETLSRTAGDWIEPEAGLRVLDLYAGIGTLGLPIARRGALVTLVEANPFALADARHAAKANHVGRTRFRPLRAEAMLETVQPGDYDVILVDPPRTGLSPDCLQGLTRIAAERLLYLSCDPATLARDLGKLCGSGYRIARLQAFDLVPQTAHLETLVELTR from the coding sequence ATGCCTGGTCAATCACAGATCGTCACCGTTGAGAAGCTCGTGCAGGGCGGGCGGGGGCTGGCCCACGTGGACGGGCAGGTGGTGTTCGTCCGCGGCGCGATTCCCGGCGAGCGGGTGTCGGTCGTCGGCGGGGCCCGGCACAAGGGGTTCCAGGAGGCCGCGGTCCGGGAGGTGCTGGAAGCCTCGCCGGATCGGGTGAGCCCTCCCTGCCCGGTGTACGAGACCTGCGGCGGCTGCCAGTTGCAGCACCTGGGCTACGGGGCGCAACTTGCCCAGAAGGCCGCCATCCTGCGGGAGACCCTGTCGCGCGTGGGCAAGCTGGAGGTCGGGGAGATCCCTCCGGTCGTGCCTTCGCCCGATCCGTACGGCTATCGCGGCACGGTCCGGTTCGTCGTCTTCCGCCCAAACCAGCGGTTTGCACTCGGGTTTCACAAGGAGGGGACGAACGAGCCGGTCGCGGCATCCGGCTGTCTGCTGGCGCCGGAGGCCGTGCGCAAGACGGCGGCGGCCGTCGAGGAGCGGCTCGGCGGACAGGGCCGGCTCCCCATGCGGATCGAGTCGTTGGAGATCAGGCGGTCCGTGGCCTTCGGCTCCGTTCTCTTGATCCATCGGGCCGGCCCGGCCGGCCGGGATCAGGCGCAGCGGCTCTTCGGGCTGTTCCGCGACTTGCCCGACGTGGTCGGGCAGGTGGTGTTGGCCCGGGACCGGAGGCGGTGGACGGACGGGCAGGATTGGCTCGCCGATCGGCTGGACGGGCTGATCTTCCGGATTAGCGACCGGTCGTTCGCGCAAGCGAATTGGCCCTTGAACGAGACCCTGTCGCGCACGGCGGGGGATTGGATCGAACCGGAGGCGGGCCTTCGGGTTCTGGATCTCTATGCCGGCATCGGGACGCTGGGGTTGCCCATTGCGCGCCGTGGCGCGCTGGTCACGCTCGTGGAGGCCAATCCCTTTGCCCTGGCCGACGCGCGGCATGCGGCCAAGGCCAACCACGTCGGCCGGACCCGCTTCCGGCCGCTTCGCGCCGAGGCGATGTTGGAGACCGTGCAGCCAGGGGACTACGACGTGATCCTCGTGGACCCGCCGCGAACCGGTCTGAGTCCGGACTGCCTCCAGGGGTTGACGCGGATCGCGGCCGAACGGCTTCTGTACCTCTCCTGCGATCCCGCCACCCTCGCCCGCGACCTCGGCAAGCTCTGCGGTTCCGGCTACCGGATCGCCCGCCTCCAAGCGTTCGACCTGGTCCCCCAGACGGCCCATCTGGAAACGTTGGTGGAACTGACTCGTTGA